A window from Cottoperca gobio unplaced genomic scaffold, fCotGob3.1 fCotGob3_184arrow_ctg1, whole genome shotgun sequence encodes these proteins:
- the atp6v1f gene encoding V-type proton ATPase subunit F has translation MAGRGKLIAVIGDEDTCTGFLLGGIGELNKNRKPNFLVVEKDTSITEIEETFKSFLARNDIGIILINQFIAEMIRHAIDGHMQSIPAVLEIPSKEHPYDASKDSILRRAKGMFSAEDFR, from the exons ATGGCCGGCCGCGGGAAACTGATCGCCGTGATCGGTGATGAAGACACGTGCACCGGCTTCCTGCTCGGTGGGATCGGTGAGCTCAACAAGAACCGGAAACCGAATTTCTTGGTGGTGGAGAAGGACACGAGCATCACGGAGATCGAAGAGACCTTCAA GAGCTTCTTGGCTCGAAACGACATCGGCATCATCCTCATTAACCAGTTCATCGCCGAGATGATCCGGCACGCCATCGATGGCCACATGCAGTCCATCCCGGCGGTGCTTGAGATCCCGTCCAAAGAGCATCCGTACGATGCGTCCAAGGACTCCATCCTGCGCCGCGCCAAGGGCATGTTCTCCGCAGAGGACTTCCGATAA